From a region of the Mobula hypostoma chromosome 6, sMobHyp1.1, whole genome shotgun sequence genome:
- the rpl8 gene encoding large ribosomal subunit protein uL2 — MGRVIRGQRKGAGSVFRAHVKHRKGAAKLRAVDFAERHGYIKGIVKDIIHDPGRGAPLAKVVFRDPYRFKRRTELFIAAEGIHTGQFIYCGKKAQLNIGNVLPVGTMPEGTIVCCLEEKPGDRGKLARASGNYATVISHNPETKKSRVKLPSGSKKVISSANRAVVGVVAGGGRIDKPILKAGRAYHKYKAKRNCWPRVRGVAMNPVEHPFGGGNHQHIGKPSTIRRDAPAGRKVGLIAARRTGRLRGTKTVQEKEN; from the exons ATGGGTCGTGTCATCAGAGGACAGAGAAAGGGCGCAGGCTCCGTCTTCAGAGCCCATGTAAAACATAGAAAAGGAGCTGCAAAGTTGAGGGCAGTGGACTTTGCTGAACGCCATGGTTACATCAAGGGAATTGTCAAG GATATAATTCATGACCCTGGCCGCGGTGCTCCTTTGGCAAAGGTAGTATTCCGCGATCCTTACCGGTTCAAAAGACGAACTGAACTATTCATTGCCGCTGAAGGTATTCACACTGGCCAGTTTATCTATTGTGGCAAGAAGG CTCAGTTGAACATTGgaaatgttctccctgtgggtaCCATGCCAGAAGGTACCATTGTCTGCTGTTTGGAGGAAAAGCCAGGAGACCGTGGTAAACTTGCCCGTGCTTCTGGAAATTACGCAACAGTCATCTCTCACAATCCCGAGACCAAAAAAAGCCGTGTCAAGTTGCCATCAGGTTCCAAGAaagttatttcttctgccaacagAGCTGTTGTTG GTGTTGTTGCTGGCGGTGGTCGTATTGATAAACCAATACTGAAGGCTGGTCGGGCTTATCATAAGTACAAGGCCAAGAGAAATTGCTGGCCACGTGTCCGTGGTGTGGCTATGAAT CCTGTAGAACATCCATTTGGTGGTGGTAACCACCAGCACATCGGGAAGCCATCAACCATCAGGAGAGATGCTCCTGCTGGGCGTAAAGTTGGTCTCATTGCTGCTCGTCGTACTGGTAGACTGCGGGGTACCAAAACTGTCCAGGAGAAAGAGAATTAA